AAGGGACCACCATTCACTCCGGAGTGCGGATTCTCGAGGGTTGCCGCATCGGCGAGGGAGTTACGATTTATCCCAATGCCGTACTCTACGAAAACACGGTCGTCGGCGACCGCTGCAACATTCATGCAGGGGCGATCCTTGGCGCGCATGGCTTTGGCTATAACAGCGCCAGTGGGCAGCACGTCCTCTCGGCTCAGTTGGGCTGGGTCGAACTGGGCTGCGATGTCGACATCGGCGCTTGCACCTGTATCGATCGCGGCACCTATGGCCCGACGACAATCGGCGATGGCACCAAGCTCGATAACCAGGTGCAAATTGCTCACAACTGCCGCATCGGCCAGCACAACCTCATCTGCTCGCAGACCGGTCTGGCCGGCAGCAGTTCGACCGGCGACTACGTGGTGATGGGGGGCCAGGCTGGCCTCCGCGATCATGTGAGCGTCGGCGATCATTCGACCATCGGGGCCAAGTCGGGCGTGATGAACGATATCGCTGCCGGCTCGCACGTGTTGGGAATTCCGGCCACCGACGAACGACATCAGCTCAGCTGCATTGTCGCCGTGCATCGCCTGCCCGGTTTGCGACAACAGATCACGCACATGCAACGGCAACTCGAAGCCCTGCAAGCGCGCTTGCCCGGTGGTTCGCAAGCCGATGCAGCTTGATCGAAGTGTTCGACGCCTTTACATAGCCCGAAGCGTCAGCGAGGGAGAACTTCGGTCCAGTTCACCATTCTCCCAAGACACTCCGGGTGCCATTGGCAGCTTGCCAGTGCCGAACTTCAACCAGGCATCAACGAGTCAATCGGAGTCATGCTCCACTTCACCCGCGCTGACGCGTCGGGCTAGGTAAGACAAGTTCTCAAATGACCATTTCCCCACCTAACTCGATCGGCTTGATTGCAGCCTGGGGACGTTATCCATTTGTGATTGCCGAGGCTCTCAAGGCCCAAGGGACCATCGTTCACTGCATTGGAATTGCGGGGCACGCCGATCCGCAGCTGAAATCGCTCTGCGATTCCTACCGGCAATTTGGTGTCGCCCGTTTGGGCGGCGCAATCCGCCATTTCAGTCGCCTCGGCGTGAGCCGGGCTACACTTGCCGGCAAGATTTTCAAGCACAAAGTTCTCTACAGCCGCTTCGGTTGGCTCTCTCTGGTGCCGGACCTGCGCACGGTATTGGCCTTCACACCGGCCTATCTGACGCGCCGCCGCGACCGCAAAGACGATACGCTGCTCGGCATCATCGTCGACGAATTTGCCAAGGATGGAATTCACATGGCTCCTGCGACCGACTTCGCTCCGCAATTGCTCGTTCCACCCGGCGTGCTGACGCGTCGCCAGCCCACCAAACTCGAACACGAAGACATTCGCTTCGGCTGGCGAATTGCCAAGGATCTCGGCCGGCACGACGTGGGCCAAAGCGTCGCGGTGAAAGGGCAAGCTGTACTCGCCGTCGAAGCGGTCGAAGGGACCGACGAGTGCATTCGCCGTGCGGGATTACTCTGCCGCCAAGGAGGCTTTGCGCTGGTGAAGGTCGCCAAGCCACAGCAAGACATGCGGTTCGATGTTCCGACCATCGGCATCGGCACGATCGAAACGCTGGCTCAATCCCACGGCAAACTACTCGCCATCGAAGCGGGCAAGACCATCGTTCTCGATCAGGACGAAGTTGTCCGTCTGGCCAATCATCACGGCATTGCCATCGTCGCCATCGACGATGCGCAGTTTGAGTAGACGCGGAGCAATTATTCTCCGGACGAGTTCACCGAATATTCTTCAGCACGGCTTCGCCCATTTGCTGCGTCGTCAATTTGCCGCCAAGATCGGGCGTGGCTGAGCCTTGCAGCAATGTTTGCTCGACAGCTGTTCGCACCCGCTGGGCGGCCGTGGGTTGGTCGACGTGGTCGAGCAACATCGCCGTACTCAAAACGGCGGCAATCGGGTTGGCGATGCCGCGGCCCGCGATATCCGGCGCGGACCCATGCACGGGCTCGAACATCGAGGGGAACTTCTTTTCAGGATTCGTATTCGTACTCGGGGCCAGGCCCAAACCACCGGCCAGCACGCCGCCCAGATCGGTCAGCAGATCGCCAAACAGATTCGAGGCCACAACCACGTCAAACTTCTCGGGCCAGCGGACGAAGTTCATCGCACAGGCGTCGCAGTGTTGGCGTTCACTTTGAATGTCTGAATATTGCGGCGCTAGCTCTTCCAGCACTTCGTCCCACAGCACATAGGCATAGCGCTGGGCGTTCGACTTTGTGACCATCGTCAACTTCTTCCGTCGCTTGCGGGCCATTTCGAAGCCATAACGCAGAATTCGCTCGACACCCTTGCGGGTGTGAACCGCCGTCTGCACAGCGAACTCATCAGGTGTTCCGCGCTTCATGCGGCCGCCATTGTCGACGTATTCTCCCTCGCTGTTTTCGCGCAGGACGACGAAATCAATCTCGTCCGGTCCCTTGCCCGCGAGCACGCTTTTCAAACCGCGATACAACTTCGCTGGGCGCATGCAGGCGTACTGATCGAAAGCCTGGCGAATCTGCACGAGGGGAGACAATGTCTCGTGATCGGGCAATAAGGCTGGCCAACCCACCGCGCCCAGCAGGATGGCGTCGAATGGGCGGACTTGCGCTAGAAAGTCCGGCGGCACCACGCTGCCATGCGTCTGCCAATATTCAATGCCCCACGGCAATGTCGTCAATTCCAAACGTAGATCAGCCTCGAGCGCTGCCACGGCTTGCAGCACGCGGACAGCCTCGGCGGTGACTTCGGGACCAATTCCATCGCCAGGATAAACGGCAATCTTCAAGGTGGGCATGATGCGCTCAGGGTTCGTCGGTGTCGGTTGGTGAAGTGCCCGTCGACCTGCGGTGTCGATCGCGCAGCCGATCGAGATCGGCCTGAAGCAACGCTCGTTCACCCTGCAGGCGACTCAACTGCTGATGAAAGTGGACGCGCGACGCGAGCCAATCGCTGGCGGCGAGCAGAAGCAACCACAGTAGCAGAAGCAGCACGCCCGACCAGTACAAGAGCGCCGGCCAACCCGTCCGCAGCCAAAGATCGCCGAGCAGCAGCAGACCGATCACTCCGACCATGACGCTAGCCTGCACGCGGCGGCGAAAACGGCGGGCATGAAACTCCCGTTCACGTTCCCCCAGTCCGCCGTGATCAGCTGACCGCCACGCGCGCAAGTGACTCACTACAAGCGCCAGCGCAGCTATAACCAGCACGACAGAGAGAGCTACCGAAGCCATGAATCACTTCGTAAGCTTCAGCCACTCGAAGATGACATAGCCCACTTTGCAGATCGATTCGCCCGAGCAATTCTCAGGCACGTCCTGAGTTGTGTGCCAGTAATTGGGGCCGCGCGCGTTTGGATACTCGAAGTCGATGATGTCGCAGGTGGGAATCTTGGCCACATTTCGTAGTGCCAGGTGATCGTCCCGAATTTCGTGCCGGGTGACATTTACAAATTCCTTCACCCCGAGCGCGGCGGCAGTCTTCCACAGTTCGAGCACCAGCGGTCGCGTGTCGGTCCAGGCCATGCTATTAACCTCGCGATAGATCGTGAGTTGTTTATCGCCGATCATGTCGACCAGCACTCCCCAGCGATACTTGTGCGCCGGCGGATTCGTCACGTAGTCGCGAGCGAAATACTCCGAACCGAGAAAGTAAGGGTCGCGCCGCAAGTTGTCGTCGTACACCAGTTCTTCACCATCGAAGAAGACAAAATCGACACCGTACTTGCTACGCAGGCCAGCCATGTGATTGCCGAGTTCCATCAGCATGGCGACTCCGCTGCCGCCGTCGTTCGCGCCGATGAAGGGGTCGCGAACTTTGCGCGGATCGGGCTCTCGATCGGGGTAGGGGCGCGTATCGTAGTGGCAACAGAGGAGGATGCGGTCTCGCTTTTCGGGATGCCACTGCACGATTTGATTTGCAAGTCGCACGCGTTGGCCTGTCTCGGGATGTCGCGCATCGAACTCTTGCAGCGAAACCTTAGCGCCGAGTTTTTCGAAGTGGTTCTTAAGCAACTCCTGCTGCTTGAGCATGCCGGGAGTTCCTGAGATCCGCGGGCCGATCGCGCAAACTTCTTTCAGATAGGCATAGGCCCGCTCGCTTTGCAGCGGCATCTTCGCCGCTGAAAACGGTGCCACCGCCCGTTGCGACCAGGCCAATTGAATAGCCTCGCCCCAAACGAAGATGACAATTCCCAGGACCACGACCGCGATGCCGATCACCGTGGACCAGCGAACACGTTGATTCAGTTTGGGAGGCGGATTGTTCATACCCATATTCTAGTGTCCTCCACACGGTCTCGGCGAGGGCTCATCGAGTCTGACTGACAATCGGTATACCCCGGGAATTAATGGCCGGGACCGGTTAAATTCCTGTCCCGGCACGCACAAAATCTGTTTACACTAAAGCACACTTTTCTCCCCGCGCATCATCCGCACGAATCCTCTCGCACCATGGCTACGCTGGGCGTCACTTCGAACAAGCTGTCACTCGATCAGCTGGTGGCTTTGTGCGACGAGATCGCCGCCCTCGCGCGGGCCGGCGTGCCGCTCGATCATGGCTTGACGGCACTTGGGCACGACTTGCCGGGACGCCTGGGCCGCGTTGCCCGCGAAATGGGCAGCGAACTTGCCGCGGGAACGCCGCTCGATCACGTGGTAGCCCGGGCAGATGGTCAGTTTCCGCCCGGCTTTCAAGCCATGTTGCAAGCCGGCATTCGCGCGGGCAACTTGCCGGGAATCTTGCAAGGGATCGCTCAACTCGCGCGGCGCACGGGCGAACTGCGCAAGCAGCTTTTTCTGGCAGCGATCAATCCCCTGGCCGTGGCCGTCATCACTTACTTGTTGTTTTTGTTCTGGCTCGACAAGTTAGCCCCCGTCTATTTGCTGATGTGTGCCGATTGGGACATGAACACCGGACCAGCTGAAGCCATCGTGACCGCGCTACAACAGTGGCAGTGGTTATGGGGACCACTCATACCGGTTCTGGGGGCTGTGCTCGTCTATTTGACTTGGCGCGGAGCTGGAACCAGCAGCGGCGATTGGTCGCTGCTCGATTGTTTTACGTTTGGTATTGTCGGCGGCATCGGGCGAATGCGCCGCGCGGGGCAATATGCGTCACTCTGCGAACAGCTAGCGATTCTGCTCGAACATGGCCTGCCGCTGGCCGAATCGCTACAGCTGATCAGTGCCACCATTCGTTCGCAGCCCCTCGCGCAAGCAACTCGTCAGTTCGCAGAGCAACTTGCGCGAGGCGAAACAGTTCGTCCGCCGCAGCCCTTTCCGCCACTCGTCGCCTGCATGCTGTTCGATCATTACAGTCAGCGCGAGTTGATCGTCAATCTTCGGCAATTGGCGGCAAACTATTACGATGAAGTTCGCCGTCGGAGTGCCTGGCTCACCACTTGGGTTCCGGCAATTCTATCGCTCTGCATCGGTGGTGTTCTCGTGCTGTTTCATGGCCTGATCACGCTCGGGCCTTGGCTATTGCTCATGAAACACATGGGGGACACGGCCTAATACCTTCTCCGCTTGTACCACTCTATTCAACGCATCCCTTGTCGAACCTCTCCTCCACCGCCGCCGACAACGCTCTCGCGCGTGAACTTACGCAAGCGACCCGCAGCGGCGCGCAATTGGGCGAAGCGCTATTGGCCGCCGCGGAAGGAACCAGCGACCGCCGCTTGGGACGCGCGCTCACGTCCATTGCAGAGCGCATCAAGCGCGGTGAACCACTCGACCAGATCCTCACCAAGGACTCGCCACTTTCTGCGCCGCTGTCTGGCTTGATGCGAGCTTCGTTAGTCACTGGCCAACCGGCGATGGCCATCAGCCAATGGCTGTTCATTCGCGAGCAGTCCCGGGCGCAATGGCAAAACGTGATGACCGCGCTCAATTACCCGCTCATCTCGCTTGCGGCGACCTACTGCGTGTTCCTGTTCATCTCGCTCTGGCTGGCGCCCGCTCTGAAATCGATGCTCGAGAATATGACGAGCCTGGGAGTCAAACTTTCCGCTGGCACTGCCGCCATCTATTGGTTCACCGAGTACGGAGTAGCGATTTCCCTGACCTTGTTTGGCTTCATTGGCGCGTTTTTGCTACTGCTTAGGCTGATTGGCGGGCGAAGCACCTGGTCGCAGTTCGTCTCCGCTGCGCCCGTTTTGGGACCACTCTGGCATTGGAGCGGCAGCAGCGAACTGCTGCGGGCGTTGGCACTCCTGCTCGATCAACAGATTCCGTTGCCTCAAGCGCTGCGCCTGACTGGCGACGGCATTCGAGACGCAGCCCTTGCCCGGCATGCTCACACACTGGCCGTCCGCGTGGAACAAGGTGCCAGCCTGTCACAGGCGATGCAAGCCTTGCACGAACTGCCTGCTTCGATTTTTCCCCTGGTCCGCAATGGCGAGCGGAGCGGCACTTTGCCCGACGCTCTGCGAACCGCCGCCGAAATGTTGGCAAGCCGGCAGCAAGCCCAGGCCAGCATGATTTTGCAGTTGGCCCCGACGGTTGTCTTCCTGTTGATTGCTGGGATGGTGGTGATGATGGTGGCGGGCTTTCTTGCACCGCTTGTTCAATTGATCCGCGGACTCTCTTGAAAGTATCGAACGGAGATCGCTGTTTTTCCTATGCAATCCCTTGGTCCACTCACCCTTGTGATTTTCTTGGTGCCAGGCATTGCCCTGCTGATGGCGCTGCGCCTGTTCTATCGCAAAGAAGTGGTAACGTCCGCCAATCAAGCGCGGCTAGCAATCTCGCTGGCCGCGTGGGTAATGATCTTTGTGGCGGTATTCGGCGCTGGCATTGGTACGTTGTCGTTTCTCAGCACCATTTACTTGCCAATGACCTTAATCGCGATTCTGATGCTCATCGATCGCTTTCGCCGCAGCGAGCACCACGCTCTTTTGAACACACTCGCCTTCTCGGCCGAGAAAGGGATCCCCCTGCAGGAAACAGCCCGCGCCTTTGCGCAGGAACATGCCGGAGATGCAGGCGTGCGGGCGCATTGCCTGGCAGAACGTCTGGAGGCAGGTGCGACACTTTCGGAAGCAACCCGGGTGGCCCGCCTGCGATTGTCGACCCCCATGCGCTTGGCGGTGAACATGAGCGACGTTCTCACCCTGCGCGGGCTGACGTTAAAGTCGCAATTGAATTGGGGAAATGAATCTGATGCCGCCCTGCGCACGATCATCAGCCGCCTGGTTTATCTGTGCGTGAGCTTCGTGGCTCTGCAAGTCATCGTGATCTTTGTCATGCTCAAGATCCTGCCTGTCTTTCAAAAGATGTTCGAAGAATTCGGCCTGATCCTACCAGCCATGACTCAGTCCCTGGTCACATTCTCGAAATGGATGGTCATGGAAGGCTGGCTCTTCGCAATTCCCCTGCTGTTGCTGGGACTGGCAGCGGCGTTTGTGGGAATTGTTTTCTATTCCGGCATTTACTCTTTTCCAGTGGTGCCCGGCAGTCAAGCGCGCTCGCGCAATGCGATGCTCCCCGATGTGATGCGGTTTATGGATTGGCTGTTTTTTCTTCGAATGTTTTTCTGGCGCTACGATGCCAGCCTGGTCCTCCGTAGTTTGTCTCTGCTCCTCCAGCAGCATCAGCCGCTGCCGCAAGCGTTGATCCTGCTCGCCAACGTCTATCCACGGCCGAATGTACGGCGGCGATTGACGCGCGCGGCAGTTGAAGTCGAGCAAGGCCGCGACTGGAAGCAGGCGCTGCGCAAGCAGTGGCTGGTAGGACCGGCCGAACTGGCCGTCCTCGCCGCCGCCGAGCGCGCGGGCAATCTGCCTTGGGCACTCGATGAAATGGGAGAAAGCCTGATGCGCCGGCTGACGTATCGCATGATGGTCGTCTATCAATTCGTATACCCCGCCTTACTCCTCTCGTTCGGTTTATTTGTCGGCTATTTTGCCATTGCCATGATGCTGCCACTGTTCGCCTTAATTCAGGGGCTAACATGAGAACAAACCATTCCCAGACCAAGCCCGCGAGACGCGGATTCACACTCGTGGAATTAGCTGCCGCGGGAGTCGTGCTGGTGGCCTGCCTCGCGCTATTTGCTCAAATTCTGTTCTTAGTTGGCAAACAAGAGCGGGCGGCAGAGGCGCGACAAGTTGCTTTGCGAACGGCGGCTAATCGCCTGGAAACACTCCTGGCTAAGAACTGGGATGAACTGACAGTTACCGAACCAACCGCGGAAGCAGCGTCTGCGGAAGTTCTGGCGCTAATTCCTTCCGCAACCATGAGCGTGCAAGTCTCGCTGGCCACCGAGCCGGTCGATCAACCACCCGCGAAACAGATTCGCGTCGAAGTCTCCTGGACAGACTCGGCGGGGGCTTTCGTGCAACCGGTCGGCCTCTCTGCCTGGAAGCATCAGCCGCGCCCGGAGGCTAACGAATGACAACTTGCATTCGCGCCCGTCGGCGCGGCTTTACGATTCTCGAAACCGGCATAGTTGTGACGCTCGTCGGTTTGCTCATTACCGTCATGGTGGTTCTCTTTTCTTCCGTGCTGAAAGCGCAGCGACAAGTCATGCTGCGCGAACGACAGCGGCGCGAATTCGTGCGGCTCGATGCTTTGCTGCGCAGCGATGTGCATGCCGCTACCAAAGCCGCAATCAAGAGCCCGAATGAATGTGAGTTAACGAGTTCTGACGGCTACAGTTGGACCTACGACAAGCAAGACAGTTGGCTCGTGCGCACGCATGCCCAAGGTGGCCGAACACTCCAGCGCGAGTCGTTCTTCCTCCGCCCGGGTTCGGAAGTTCATTTTCAGCTATCTCCGGCCGGCTCGCGCTCGCTGGTCCAACTGAAACTAGAACCCGAGCCGGACGGGCGCCCTGGCGAACACCACCAGCCCCGCTATTTCGCGCAGGTCTTGTTGGGCGGAGCGTTGCCCCCTGTTCGTGAGGAGCCCCAGCCATGACCAGGTACGTTAACCGGCGAACTCGCCGCGGCGCTGCAATTCTTGTGGCCATTGTCTTGCTCGTGGTGGTTGTCACCATTATGGGTATCGTGCTGCGCCAGGTGGCCACCAGCCAGCGCATGACGCGGCAGCAAAGTTGGGAGTTGCAAGCGCAACTGCTAGCCGAGTCGGCCATCGATCGAGCACTCGTACAACTCGAGCGAAACCAAGAATATCGCGGCGAAACCTGGTTACCCCTCGTGGGCGCGGCCCCAGCAGACGAACGTGGTGAGGCGCTCATCAAGTTGACGAAACGACCAGATAGCGATTCTTACGAACTTGTCGTCACTGCCACGTTTCCTAATCATCCGGCACATCGCGCGCTGGTGATGAGTCAGCGAATCGTTCCTCAGCCTGTCCCGACCAAATGAACTCGCCCTTGCGGAGAACTGATATGCGTTACCGAACTGCTGCCTTCACGCTGGTGGAACTGCTCGTGGTCATCGCCATCATCGGGGTTATGGTAGCACTCCTATTGCCGGCCATTCAATCGGCGCGCGAAGCGGCCCGCCGGGCAACCTGCGCCAACCACTTAACGCAGCTGATTCTGGGCATTCAGCAATACGAGCAATCGCACTTGCTCTATCCACCCGGCACCATTGCCCAGAAGTCCCCCATTCAGAACCTGCCCAACGACAAACACTTCAACTGGATTGCCCACATCCTGCCCTACGTCGAGCAGCAAGCGGCTTACAAGAATCTCGATCTCAGTGTGAGCGTGTACGACCTGAAAAATGCGCCGGTAATGGCCATGTCGCCCAAACTGGTAACTTGCCCGTCCAGTGCCGTTTCGGCAAAAGGCTTCAGCGACTACGCCGCCGCGCATCACGACCTGGAAGCGGCGATCGACGAGCAGAACAGCGGCGTCTTTTTTCTCAACAGCAAGTTGCGTTACGAAGACCTTGCCGATGGTGCCGCCAACACCTTGTTTCTTGGCGAAAAACTGACCGATGCCTTCGATCTCGGCTGGCTTTCAGGCACGCGTGCTACGTTGCGCAATGGCGGTGGCCCCATCAATCAGCTCAATTTTCAGAATGGTTTGCCACGTGCGAACCGTCCCAGCGGAGGACCTGTGCCGGGGACGGCCACGGCAGAAGAACAAGCGGTCTCGATGGCACCCCTGCCATTCACTGGCGTCGGTTTCGATGCGCCTGGTTTCGTCCGCGAAGGAACTCAGCCAGGCCCCTATGATCCAAACTTTGTTAGTCGCGATCCCGATTCAACGATTCCCATACCGGCATTCAATAACCCCAACTATGTCGGCAGCTTTGGGAGTTCACACGCGCTCGGTGCGAACTTTGCCTTTGGCGACGGGAACGTGCGATTTTTGGCCGACAACATGGCCCTCTCCCTGTTGCAGGCGCTCATCAATCGCCACGATGGAAAATTGGCCCAGCAACCATAACACGAAAACCGTCACACAACGAACTCATGAACGACCCGCTCGCCACGAATCGACGAACATTCCCGCTGTCGCTCCTGTTCGTGATGCTAACAGGCTTTGCCGTGATGGCAGCGGCCGCTGCGCCCCTGTTTCGGGATCTTGATCTGGAAGATTCTCCCGAGTATCTCGGGGCCATGGTCGGTGGGCTGGTCGCGGGAGCATTGCTCGGAATCATCATCGGGCTGTTTCAATTCCACCGTGGGTGGGGCGTGCTCTATGGCTCGGCGGTCGGCAGCGGAATCGGCATGATCGCCGGCCTCATGACTCGCGTCTCACCCGATCGCGTGGGGGCGCTGATTCAGGCAGTGGTGATCGGCTCGGGAATTCTGCTGATCACCGCGTGGCTGATTCGCCCTGCAATTCCGCCGGACGAGGCAGACATCATCACGGCGGTGGAAGTCCTTGACGAACGACTTAGGCCCCAGTCGGCACCGCCCAATGACCAGCGCGATACTTTCGCGTGAGCATGCTTTGGTCTGGCGCTTCGCCGCTGAATTGTTCCTTTGCCGGGTCAAACGTGAGCACGCGATTCGTCCGGCAAGCGATATTGGCCAGATGCGCCAGTGAAGCGGACAAGTGCCCTTCTTCCACATCGGCGTGCGATCGATTGCCGCTGCGAACACAGTCGATGAAGTTCTGGTGATGGGCAACCAAATCGAACCGGCCACTCATTTCTTCGAGCAACTTGTTG
Above is a window of Anatilimnocola aggregata DNA encoding:
- the lpxD gene encoding UDP-3-O-(3-hydroxymyristoyl)glucosamine N-acyltransferase — its product is MNLTLSEIADLVQGTLHGDEELLITGAGTLVAARPSEITLADNPKLAKQLAASQAAAVIVPLDYEPANMPYISVPNVHAAFATVVQCFRPQRTRRSVGISPSASISASARLSAGVEIHPLAYIGDDVDIGEGTTIHSGVRILEGCRIGEGVTIYPNAVLYENTVVGDRCNIHAGAILGAHGFGYNSASGQHVLSAQLGWVELGCDVDIGACTCIDRGTYGPTTIGDGTKLDNQVQIAHNCRIGQHNLICSQTGLAGSSSTGDYVVMGGQAGLRDHVSVGDHSTIGAKSGVMNDIAAGSHVLGIPATDERHQLSCIVAVHRLPGLRQQITHMQRQLEALQARLPGGSQADAA
- a CDS encoding LpxI family protein, producing MTISPPNSIGLIAAWGRYPFVIAEALKAQGTIVHCIGIAGHADPQLKSLCDSYRQFGVARLGGAIRHFSRLGVSRATLAGKIFKHKVLYSRFGWLSLVPDLRTVLAFTPAYLTRRRDRKDDTLLGIIVDEFAKDGIHMAPATDFAPQLLVPPGVLTRRQPTKLEHEDIRFGWRIAKDLGRHDVGQSVAVKGQAVLAVEAVEGTDECIRRAGLLCRQGGFALVKVAKPQQDMRFDVPTIGIGTIETLAQSHGKLLAIEAGKTIVLDQDEVVRLANHHGIAIVAIDDAQFE
- a CDS encoding isocitrate/isopropylmalate dehydrogenase family protein, whose protein sequence is MPTLKIAVYPGDGIGPEVTAEAVRVLQAVAALEADLRLELTTLPWGIEYWQTHGSVVPPDFLAQVRPFDAILLGAVGWPALLPDHETLSPLVQIRQAFDQYACMRPAKLYRGLKSVLAGKGPDEIDFVVLRENSEGEYVDNGGRMKRGTPDEFAVQTAVHTRKGVERILRYGFEMARKRRKKLTMVTKSNAQRYAYVLWDEVLEELAPQYSDIQSERQHCDACAMNFVRWPEKFDVVVASNLFGDLLTDLGGVLAGGLGLAPSTNTNPEKKFPSMFEPVHGSAPDIAGRGIANPIAAVLSTAMLLDHVDQPTAAQRVRTAVEQTLLQGSATPDLGGKLTTQQMGEAVLKNIR
- a CDS encoding M28 family peptidase — its product is MNNPPPKLNQRVRWSTVIGIAVVVLGIVIFVWGEAIQLAWSQRAVAPFSAAKMPLQSERAYAYLKEVCAIGPRISGTPGMLKQQELLKNHFEKLGAKVSLQEFDARHPETGQRVRLANQIVQWHPEKRDRILLCCHYDTRPYPDREPDPRKVRDPFIGANDGGSGVAMLMELGNHMAGLRSKYGVDFVFFDGEELVYDDNLRRDPYFLGSEYFARDYVTNPPAHKYRWGVLVDMIGDKQLTIYREVNSMAWTDTRPLVLELWKTAAALGVKEFVNVTRHEIRDDHLALRNVAKIPTCDIIDFEYPNARGPNYWHTTQDVPENCSGESICKVGYVIFEWLKLTK
- a CDS encoding type II secretion system F family protein, which produces MATLGVTSNKLSLDQLVALCDEIAALARAGVPLDHGLTALGHDLPGRLGRVAREMGSELAAGTPLDHVVARADGQFPPGFQAMLQAGIRAGNLPGILQGIAQLARRTGELRKQLFLAAINPLAVAVITYLLFLFWLDKLAPVYLLMCADWDMNTGPAEAIVTALQQWQWLWGPLIPVLGAVLVYLTWRGAGTSSGDWSLLDCFTFGIVGGIGRMRRAGQYASLCEQLAILLEHGLPLAESLQLISATIRSQPLAQATRQFAEQLARGETVRPPQPFPPLVACMLFDHYSQRELIVNLRQLAANYYDEVRRRSAWLTTWVPAILSLCIGGVLVLFHGLITLGPWLLLMKHMGDTA
- a CDS encoding type II secretion system F family protein — encoded protein: MSNLSSTAADNALARELTQATRSGAQLGEALLAAAEGTSDRRLGRALTSIAERIKRGEPLDQILTKDSPLSAPLSGLMRASLVTGQPAMAISQWLFIREQSRAQWQNVMTALNYPLISLAATYCVFLFISLWLAPALKSMLENMTSLGVKLSAGTAAIYWFTEYGVAISLTLFGFIGAFLLLLRLIGGRSTWSQFVSAAPVLGPLWHWSGSSELLRALALLLDQQIPLPQALRLTGDGIRDAALARHAHTLAVRVEQGASLSQAMQALHELPASIFPLVRNGERSGTLPDALRTAAEMLASRQQAQASMILQLAPTVVFLLIAGMVVMMVAGFLAPLVQLIRGLS
- a CDS encoding type II secretion system F family protein, translated to MQSLGPLTLVIFLVPGIALLMALRLFYRKEVVTSANQARLAISLAAWVMIFVAVFGAGIGTLSFLSTIYLPMTLIAILMLIDRFRRSEHHALLNTLAFSAEKGIPLQETARAFAQEHAGDAGVRAHCLAERLEAGATLSEATRVARLRLSTPMRLAVNMSDVLTLRGLTLKSQLNWGNESDAALRTIISRLVYLCVSFVALQVIVIFVMLKILPVFQKMFEEFGLILPAMTQSLVTFSKWMVMEGWLFAIPLLLLGLAAAFVGIVFYSGIYSFPVVPGSQARSRNAMLPDVMRFMDWLFFLRMFFWRYDASLVLRSLSLLLQQHQPLPQALILLANVYPRPNVRRRLTRAAVEVEQGRDWKQALRKQWLVGPAELAVLAAAERAGNLPWALDEMGESLMRRLTYRMMVVYQFVYPALLLSFGLFVGYFAIAMMLPLFALIQGLT
- a CDS encoding pilus assembly FimT family protein → MTTCIRARRRGFTILETGIVVTLVGLLITVMVVLFSSVLKAQRQVMLRERQRREFVRLDALLRSDVHAATKAAIKSPNECELTSSDGYSWTYDKQDSWLVRTHAQGGRTLQRESFFLRPGSEVHFQLSPAGSRSLVQLKLEPEPDGRPGEHHQPRYFAQVLLGGALPPVREEPQP
- a CDS encoding DUF1559 domain-containing protein: MRYRTAAFTLVELLVVIAIIGVMVALLLPAIQSAREAARRATCANHLTQLILGIQQYEQSHLLYPPGTIAQKSPIQNLPNDKHFNWIAHILPYVEQQAAYKNLDLSVSVYDLKNAPVMAMSPKLVTCPSSAVSAKGFSDYAAAHHDLEAAIDEQNSGVFFLNSKLRYEDLADGAANTLFLGEKLTDAFDLGWLSGTRATLRNGGGPINQLNFQNGLPRANRPSGGPVPGTATAEEQAVSMAPLPFTGVGFDAPGFVREGTQPGPYDPNFVSRDPDSTIPIPAFNNPNYVGSFGSSHALGANFAFGDGNVRFLADNMALSLLQALINRHDGKLAQQP